In a single window of the Leptospiraceae bacterium genome:
- a CDS encoding biotin--[acetyl-CoA-carboxylase] ligase: protein MLVDKDCGIQLQTVDSTNTYCKKKEIPVGYWVLAEEQTAGRGRHGRQWLSQGEEKIFFSAKFNIVGANFSIPLLSLFIGSAVLKTLLKHFPKLADTLTLKWPNDIYLENKKVSGILIESEYIDSKSTFIAGVGVNLYGKEKLSTSDYLSETAIGKEQKKNIIDSLIAFINEIEFILLDTELIQKELDWIYSHSLLKNKKIETTQNEEKFCGIVIGYDRNGFLIVKKDDGVTVSVIDTGPDFRVV from the coding sequence TTGCTCGTCGATAAAGATTGTGGAATACAACTACAAACAGTTGATTCCACAAATACATATTGCAAGAAGAAGGAAATTCCCGTTGGTTACTGGGTATTAGCCGAAGAGCAAACGGCAGGACGCGGTAGGCATGGTAGGCAATGGCTCTCTCAAGGAGAAGAAAAGATTTTCTTCTCTGCAAAATTCAATATAGTAGGGGCTAATTTCTCTATTCCACTACTGTCGTTATTTATTGGAAGTGCTGTCTTGAAGACTTTGCTTAAACATTTTCCAAAGCTCGCAGATACACTCACATTGAAATGGCCTAATGATATATACCTAGAAAATAAAAAAGTCTCTGGTATACTCATTGAATCGGAATATATTGATTCTAAATCTACATTCATTGCAGGCGTAGGAGTTAATCTTTATGGAAAAGAAAAACTTTCCACAAGCGATTACCTAAGCGAAACCGCAATAGGCAAAGAACAAAAGAAAAACATCATTGATTCATTGATTGCATTTATCAATGAAATAGAATTTATCCTACTCGATACTGAGTTAATACAAAAAGAACTTGATTGGATTTATAGTCATTCACTCCTTAAGAATAAAAAAATCGAAACAACACAGAATGAAGAAAAATTCTGTGGAATTGTAATCGGTTACGATAGAAATGGTTTCTTAATCGTTAAAAAGGATGATGGAGTTACGGTTTCAGTAATAGATACAGGGCCGGATTTCAGGGTAGTTTAA
- a CDS encoding type III pantothenate kinase codes for MLLVIDVGNTNTVFGVFYNGEEEPKFHKRTVTRRDRTSDELGVFLKGFFKEENIDSSNISHAIYSSVVPGFNPIVSRMLEDWFKVDPINVTVNTKLPFTITYPRPFEIGADRLVNTAAVVKLYGGRKIIIDMGTATTFCVLNEKNEYVGGLIAPGLKIAMDSLIRNTAQLPPIVFQTPKKVLGDSTIESLQSGFYYGWVGLLEGIIKEIKYEYGEDYKVIGTGGLITTIHNSRKGLLDTVDPLLTLKGLKILFEMNR; via the coding sequence ATGTTACTCGTTATAGATGTTGGAAATACAAACACAGTGTTCGGAGTATTTTACAACGGGGAAGAAGAGCCTAAGTTTCACAAAAGAACTGTTACACGAAGAGACCGAACCTCAGATGAGTTGGGTGTATTTCTAAAAGGCTTTTTCAAAGAGGAAAACATTGACTCAAGTAATATTAGTCATGCCATCTACTCAAGTGTTGTTCCGGGATTCAATCCTATCGTTTCTAGAATGCTAGAAGATTGGTTTAAGGTTGATCCTATTAATGTAACGGTTAATACGAAGTTGCCTTTTACGATTACTTATCCCCGTCCCTTCGAGATTGGCGCAGATAGATTAGTAAATACTGCCGCTGTTGTTAAACTTTATGGCGGAAGAAAAATCATCATCGATATGGGAACTGCAACTACCTTCTGCGTTCTGAATGAAAAGAATGAATATGTAGGAGGGCTCATTGCTCCGGGACTCAAGATTGCAATGGACTCTCTGATTCGTAATACTGCGCAACTACCGCCTATCGTATTTCAAACTCCCAAAAAAGTTCTGGGCGACTCTACCATTGAATCCTTACAATCTGGATTTTATTACGGATGGGTTGGACTACTCGAAGGAATCATCAAAGAAATTAAGTATGAATATGGCGAAGACTACAAAGTGATCGGCACTGGTGGGCTAATCACAACTATCCACAACTCACGAAAAGGTTTACTCGATACAGTGGATCCGCTTCTTACACTTAAAGGCTTGAAGATTTTGTTTGAAATGAATCGGTAA
- a CDS encoding transglutaminase family protein produces the protein MTQRYTIIHTTKYSYDYEASESYSQIKISPLETLCQSVNAHWLELNPDVPTYSHRDYFGNLVHEFSVPFRHSYLEIVAKSDVTLFAPSHEPLNSLMKIKDARDWFDRYQLEFYDFINTSSFVPITQEVRNFARKILDPDRRLAEAIMDLNEVFTKHFKYKTGSTNINTPIDEVIQKRMGVCQDFAHTMIAALRSVGVAARYVSGYIESYDPNSKMPEMVGAEQSHAWLDVYIPEFSWFGVDPTNNMISSEKHMRVAIGRDFHDVSPVRGTFKGSGRQSLEVDVKMRRAENKETTMQATLQKPS, from the coding sequence ATGACCCAGAGATACACAATCATTCACACAACAAAATATTCCTACGATTATGAGGCTTCGGAGTCTTATTCGCAGATTAAAATTTCTCCACTTGAAACTCTATGTCAGAGCGTAAATGCTCATTGGCTAGAATTGAACCCAGATGTTCCGACTTATTCGCATAGAGATTATTTTGGAAATCTAGTTCACGAGTTCTCCGTTCCATTTCGCCATAGTTATCTTGAAATTGTTGCCAAGAGCGACGTTACACTGTTTGCCCCTTCTCATGAACCATTAAATTCTTTAATGAAAATAAAAGATGCACGCGATTGGTTTGATAGATACCAATTAGAGTTTTATGATTTCATTAACACTTCATCGTTTGTTCCTATCACCCAAGAAGTAAGAAACTTTGCACGTAAGATTTTAGATCCAGATAGAAGACTTGCAGAAGCAATTATGGATTTAAATGAAGTATTCACAAAGCATTTTAAATATAAAACAGGCTCGACTAATATCAATACCCCAATTGATGAAGTCATTCAGAAGCGAATGGGTGTTTGCCAGGACTTTGCTCATACAATGATTGCCGCACTTCGCAGTGTTGGTGTTGCGGCACGATACGTTAGTGGTTATATCGAAAGCTATGACCCAAATTCTAAAATGCCAGAGATGGTTGGAGCAGAGCAAAGCCATGCTTGGCTGGACGTATATATTCCTGAGTTCTCTTGGTTTGGTGTAGATCCGACTAACAACATGATATCCTCAGAAAAGCATATGCGTGTAGCTATCGGTCGTGACTTTCATGATGTTTCGCCGGTTCGCGGAACGTTCAAAGGATCAGGAAGGCAGTCTCTAGAAGTAGATGTTAAAATGCGTCGTGCTGAAAATAAAGAAACTACGATGCAGGCTACTTTGCAGAAGCCTTCTTAA
- a CDS encoding circularly permuted type 2 ATP-grasp protein: MNLQTNLEQSNSFSLNRKPKESFSEVRPKDSSSKYRPEYSEILPMLESQSVDRLRSINKRIEFVLKEQGITFGESRKGNYVERPWYLDLIPHIINEAEFAIVEKGVKQRLLALNKFLLDIYSDRKILKEKRIPKEIILGDPNYLRDCQGVKVPHDIYLHIGAFDIVRNSDGNFQIIDDNVTIPSGISYAMTNRQVLRQQFPNIFEKTSIKQIWDTTPVMLSILKECAPKQDNNPMVVLLSPGIYNEAYSEHELLASKMGIPLVLPKDLIVKDNHVFMKTVYGLSRIDVIYRRIQDYYIDPVSFYQDSVLGVPGLFSCVRYGNVTVANAIGSGVASSKCLLPFSDEIIRFYLSEEPILRSVTTSLLFEEKYINHVFAHIDHYVIKPKQGTGGFGILIGRESTKSQIDEMKQKVLKNPFEYVAQELIPLSKGKVFTPDGGFKERYVETRFYSFLGHSFHLSNCALTRVSREESSLMVCNAMGGGSKDTWVMGKNDVVHKRNEVLFPNRISKSLILSRVAESLFWLGRYINRGYTTANVLQVAYSSEIDILLGSEDPSYTSLIKTLSRLTGSPVKKLFKSTEPWHVSFFKHAVADSKNPYSVRSNMNYAMNNAREIQNYLSNDMWVSLKKLLEYLSELPGSENSSNQNISVDDLSEWLVGVVHYSQSFYGASLDTFSRQDILQFIQLGRYIEHCSYIVTVIKSTLQFLVKATQSDAEVPNLQPFIIVILKILNTYEAYQWNYQSIFDPYLAYKMMITDKGFNNSLVNSLDKIKSILNTIGNDSLITIPEEETPEYICDILISRAFSFDLKDNLSKTHEAEKKIKKQEHFLYAKDEVKPGYWAAHLKAGIELLGNKIMDRYSNISSPTPFTVKQ; encoded by the coding sequence ATGAATCTACAAACCAACTTAGAACAATCCAATTCTTTCTCTTTAAATCGTAAGCCTAAGGAATCTTTCAGTGAAGTAAGACCGAAAGATTCTAGCTCGAAGTATCGACCAGAATATTCAGAAATACTTCCTATGCTTGAATCACAAAGTGTAGATCGTCTTCGGTCTATTAACAAAAGAATTGAATTTGTTTTAAAAGAGCAAGGTATTACATTCGGTGAAAGCAGAAAAGGAAATTATGTAGAGCGCCCCTGGTATCTCGATTTAATTCCTCATATCATCAACGAAGCCGAGTTTGCGATTGTTGAGAAAGGAGTTAAACAACGATTACTCGCTCTGAATAAATTTCTTTTGGATATTTACTCAGATAGAAAAATTCTAAAAGAGAAACGAATTCCAAAGGAAATTATCCTGGGTGATCCTAATTATTTACGCGACTGTCAGGGAGTAAAAGTTCCGCATGATATTTATTTGCATATTGGGGCTTTTGATATTGTTCGCAATTCAGATGGTAATTTTCAAATCATAGATGATAACGTTACAATTCCAAGTGGAATTAGTTATGCGATGACGAACCGTCAAGTGCTGCGTCAACAATTTCCAAATATATTTGAGAAAACATCTATCAAACAAATTTGGGATACAACGCCTGTTATGCTGAGCATCTTAAAAGAATGCGCACCCAAGCAAGACAATAACCCAATGGTTGTTTTACTTTCTCCCGGTATTTATAACGAAGCTTATAGTGAGCATGAACTACTTGCGAGTAAGATGGGTATACCGCTCGTTCTTCCAAAAGATTTAATTGTAAAAGACAATCATGTGTTCATGAAAACCGTCTACGGCTTATCACGAATAGACGTTATCTATAGAAGAATTCAAGATTATTACATTGATCCAGTTAGTTTTTATCAAGACAGTGTGCTCGGTGTTCCAGGACTTTTTTCTTGTGTGCGTTATGGCAATGTTACAGTTGCTAATGCAATTGGAAGTGGTGTTGCGAGTTCGAAGTGTTTGCTTCCATTTAGCGACGAGATCATTCGTTTTTATCTTTCCGAAGAGCCAATCTTACGATCTGTTACAACTTCTTTATTATTCGAAGAAAAATATATCAACCATGTATTTGCCCATATTGATCACTATGTTATCAAGCCAAAGCAAGGCACTGGCGGTTTCGGCATATTAATCGGTCGAGAGTCTACTAAATCCCAAATCGATGAGATGAAACAAAAAGTTTTAAAGAATCCATTTGAATATGTTGCACAGGAATTAATTCCTCTTTCCAAGGGAAAAGTATTTACTCCCGATGGAGGATTCAAAGAGCGTTATGTGGAAACTCGCTTCTATTCTTTTCTAGGTCATTCTTTTCATTTGAGTAATTGCGCCCTTACGCGTGTTTCTAGAGAAGAATCGTCTCTCATGGTATGCAATGCTATGGGCGGAGGAAGCAAGGATACATGGGTTATGGGGAAAAATGATGTTGTCCACAAGAGAAACGAAGTTCTTTTCCCAAATCGTATTTCTAAAAGTTTAATTCTGAGTCGTGTGGCTGAAAGTTTATTCTGGCTTGGTCGTTATATAAATCGCGGATACACTACAGCCAATGTTTTACAGGTTGCTTATTCATCTGAGATTGACATTTTACTCGGTAGTGAGGATCCCTCTTATACGTCTTTAATTAAGACACTATCGCGCCTAACGGGTTCTCCTGTTAAGAAACTTTTCAAATCTACAGAGCCCTGGCATGTTAGCTTTTTTAAACATGCAGTTGCTGATAGCAAGAATCCATATTCCGTTCGGTCTAATATGAATTATGCGATGAACAATGCGCGTGAAATTCAAAATTATCTTTCCAACGATATGTGGGTTTCTCTTAAAAAGTTATTAGAGTATTTATCTGAACTACCCGGTAGCGAGAATAGTAGTAATCAAAATATCAGCGTGGATGATTTGTCTGAATGGCTAGTCGGTGTTGTCCACTACTCGCAATCATTCTACGGTGCATCGCTAGATACTTTTTCTAGACAAGATATTTTACAATTCATTCAACTTGGTAGATACATTGAGCATTGCAGTTATATTGTGACTGTTATCAAATCTACTCTACAATTCTTAGTAAAGGCAACGCAGAGTGATGCAGAAGTTCCAAATCTACAACCTTTCATTATTGTGATTTTGAAAATTCTAAATACATATGAAGCATACCAATGGAACTATCAATCCATCTTTGATCCTTATCTTGCTTACAAGATGATGATTACGGATAAAGGATTTAATAATTCACTTGTAAACTCTTTAGATAAAATTAAATCTATTTTAAATACAATAGGAAATGATTCCCTTATTACAATTCCAGAAGAAGAAACCCCAGAATATATTTGTGATATTTTAATCAGTCGAGCCTTTTCATTTGACCTAAAGGATAATCTGAGTAAAACGCACGAAGCAGAAAAGAAAATTAAAAAGCAAGAGCATTTTTTATATGCAAAGGATGAAGTGAAGCCTGGATATTGGGCAGCTCATTTAAAAGCCGGAATTGAACTTCTGGGAAACAAAATTATGGATAGATATAGCAATATATCTTCTCCAACTCCATTTACGGTGAAACAATGA
- the thiD gene encoding bifunctional hydroxymethylpyrimidine kinase/phosphomethylpyrimidine kinase, with protein sequence MNDYPIALTIAGSDSGGGAGIQADLKTFLTHSVFGTSVLTCITAQNPGGVSGIQEISTDMVEKQLKAVTGYFPVAAVKTGMLFSKEIIDTVASFFKGNDYKIVVDPVMVATSGAKLLKDDAIESMKKNLIPIASLFTPNLDEGGILINEKISSEKEMESGTRKLFDSYGVPVLLKGGHLGNSEYAVDFFFNGKTMYPLSSKFVKEFNPHGTGCTYSAAITSNLAKGMSLVESISLAKYYIFEAISQSYTLGRTNTLNHNPITIK encoded by the coding sequence ATGAATGATTACCCTATTGCATTAACAATCGCAGGCTCTGATTCTGGTGGAGGCGCTGGAATACAAGCAGACTTAAAAACTTTTCTGACCCATTCTGTTTTCGGAACCTCAGTTCTCACCTGTATAACAGCACAAAATCCCGGTGGAGTTAGTGGCATACAAGAAATATCCACTGATATGGTAGAAAAACAACTTAAAGCAGTTACCGGTTACTTTCCAGTAGCCGCAGTTAAGACTGGAATGCTTTTCTCTAAAGAAATCATTGATACTGTTGCTAGTTTTTTTAAAGGCAACGATTACAAAATCGTTGTTGATCCTGTCATGGTTGCGACTAGTGGTGCTAAACTTTTGAAAGACGATGCAATTGAATCAATGAAAAAAAACCTTATACCTATTGCATCGTTGTTTACTCCTAATCTTGACGAAGGAGGAATTTTAATTAATGAGAAAATTTCTTCTGAGAAAGAAATGGAAAGTGGTACAAGAAAACTTTTTGACTCTTATGGTGTTCCCGTTCTTTTAAAAGGAGGACATCTGGGTAATTCCGAGTATGCGGTAGATTTCTTTTTTAATGGAAAGACTATGTATCCACTCAGCTCTAAGTTTGTAAAAGAATTTAATCCTCATGGAACAGGTTGCACTTATTCTGCGGCGATTACTTCTAATTTGGCGAAGGGCATGAGTTTAGTTGAATCAATTAGTCTTGCTAAGTATTATATTTTTGAAGCAATTTCTCAGTCTTATACTTTAGGTAGAACAAATACACTCAATCATAATCCAATTACAATCAAATGA
- a CDS encoding methylated-DNA--[protein]-cysteine S-methyltransferase — protein sequence MSAPLKESFYAKVYEAVKKIPKGKVVTYGQIANILGSPRAARAVGYALNALKKDDLQAVPWQRVINAKGEISFKGDTIRANLQRKLLEQEGIVFNVVAQIDLSRYGWLQKK from the coding sequence ATTTCTGCTCCACTTAAAGAATCCTTTTATGCAAAGGTTTATGAAGCAGTGAAAAAAATTCCTAAAGGCAAAGTTGTAACCTATGGACAGATTGCAAATATTTTAGGCTCACCTAGGGCAGCAAGAGCGGTCGGCTATGCCTTGAATGCTTTGAAAAAGGACGATCTTCAGGCAGTTCCCTGGCAGAGAGTCATCAATGCAAAAGGTGAAATTTCTTTTAAAGGGGACACAATTCGTGCAAACTTACAAAGAAAACTGCTTGAACAAGAAGGGATTGTGTTTAATGTTGTAGCACAAATTGACTTATCCCGTTATGGCTGGTTGCAAAAAAAATGA
- a CDS encoding acetyl-CoA carboxylase biotin carboxylase subunit: MKIKRLLIANRGEIAIRIIRTCKKLNIHSICVYSEADTDSAFVKLADEAYLIGQAPANESYLNIPKIVEICKKSNADAVHPGYGFLSEHPGFAKALKEAGVTFIGPAVESIELMGDKIQSRMAMLKAGIPVVPGYDEDDQSDERLLAEAKKIGFPVMVKASAGGGGKGMRRVDREEDFTESLHSAKREAKNFFANDTVFLEKFVTNPRHIEFQVFGDKQGNAVHIFERDCSIQRRHQKIIEEAPAFNLDNALRKKMGEVAVQVVKSISYVGAGTVEFIVSDKGEFYFMEMNTRLQVEHPVTEMVTGIDLVELQIKIAEGESINIEPKLLGKHSIEVRIYAEDPENNFLPSTGRILFLENPTGEGVRLDSGIEQGSEVTIYYDPMIAKLIVTANDRKTCIDNLISALDRFVLFGITTNISYLKTILSHEEFRNGNLNTGFIDKYLKDQKIENSFTDEIASYALAINNLLFKSESVHEKLSGFQFWDNKLSPAKRVTIEVSKDLLNANAKLKYKNSLYDVSILSYLEEENHFRIRTTISNKTNSTEKEILIPKSMNGNRFVTSTNDAILFFQYGLRTFIHYKGESFVFKTEQQASSSAVNNSNSFTSPMPGKVIQIFVKEKDLVKAGDTLAIVEAMKMENAIKSHKDCEITEICCKPGDLVRQEDVLIRVK, from the coding sequence ATGAAGATCAAGCGGTTACTCATTGCTAACCGTGGCGAGATTGCAATTCGAATCATTCGAACTTGTAAAAAGCTAAATATTCATTCAATATGCGTTTACTCAGAAGCAGATACAGATAGTGCCTTTGTCAAATTAGCTGATGAAGCCTATCTTATAGGTCAAGCACCGGCTAATGAGTCTTACCTGAATATTCCCAAGATAGTAGAGATATGCAAAAAATCAAATGCTGATGCGGTTCATCCTGGATATGGATTTTTATCAGAACATCCAGGTTTCGCTAAGGCATTAAAAGAAGCAGGAGTCACTTTTATTGGTCCAGCAGTTGAGTCCATTGAGCTAATGGGAGATAAAATTCAATCTAGAATGGCGATGCTAAAAGCAGGAATTCCCGTTGTGCCCGGTTACGATGAAGATGATCAGAGCGACGAACGGTTATTAGCCGAAGCAAAGAAGATTGGATTTCCAGTAATGGTAAAAGCTAGCGCGGGCGGTGGCGGAAAAGGAATGCGTCGTGTTGACAGAGAAGAAGATTTCACAGAAAGTCTTCACTCTGCCAAAAGAGAAGCAAAGAATTTCTTTGCAAATGATACTGTATTTCTTGAAAAATTTGTAACTAATCCGAGACATATTGAATTTCAAGTATTCGGAGACAAACAAGGCAATGCCGTTCATATATTTGAAAGAGATTGTTCCATTCAGAGAAGACACCAAAAGATTATTGAAGAAGCTCCAGCGTTTAATCTTGATAATGCGCTACGCAAGAAAATGGGCGAAGTGGCTGTTCAAGTTGTAAAATCCATCTCTTATGTAGGCGCAGGCACTGTAGAATTTATAGTCAGTGACAAAGGTGAATTCTATTTTATGGAGATGAATACCCGTCTTCAAGTAGAGCACCCTGTTACAGAGATGGTAACAGGAATTGATCTTGTCGAATTGCAAATAAAAATTGCAGAAGGCGAATCCATAAATATTGAGCCTAAACTTTTAGGCAAACATTCCATCGAAGTAAGAATTTATGCGGAAGACCCGGAGAATAATTTCCTGCCGTCTACTGGTAGAATTTTATTCTTAGAAAATCCTACTGGCGAGGGAGTTCGACTTGATTCTGGAATAGAGCAAGGCTCTGAAGTTACAATTTACTATGATCCAATGATCGCCAAATTGATAGTAACCGCAAATGATAGAAAGACCTGCATTGATAATCTAATTTCTGCGTTGGATAGATTTGTTTTATTTGGAATAACGACAAATATTTCCTATCTTAAAACAATTCTTTCCCATGAAGAATTCCGAAACGGAAATTTAAATACTGGCTTCATTGATAAATATCTCAAAGACCAAAAGATCGAGAATTCTTTCACAGACGAAATAGCTAGTTATGCGCTTGCAATCAATAACCTACTTTTCAAATCCGAATCTGTCCATGAAAAACTATCCGGTTTTCAATTCTGGGACAATAAACTCAGTCCAGCTAAACGCGTCACAATAGAAGTTTCAAAAGATTTGTTAAATGCGAATGCGAAGTTAAAGTATAAAAATAGTTTGTATGATGTTAGCATTCTTTCCTATTTAGAAGAAGAAAATCATTTTAGAATACGAACTACTATTTCTAACAAGACAAATTCAACCGAAAAAGAAATCCTAATTCCTAAAAGCATGAATGGGAATCGCTTTGTAACCTCTACTAACGATGCTATTTTATTTTTCCAGTATGGGCTAAGAACATTTATCCACTACAAAGGCGAATCTTTTGTCTTTAAAACAGAACAACAGGCTTCTTCGAGTGCGGTTAATAACTCTAACTCTTTCACAAGCCCAATGCCCGGAAAGGTCATCCAGATTTTTGTAAAAGAAAAAGACTTAGTCAAAGCAGGCGACACTCTCGCTATCGTAGAAGCCATGAAAATGGAAAACGCAATCAAATCCCACAAAGACTGTGAGATAACTGAGATTTGCTGCAAGCCAGGTGATTTAGTGAGACAAGAAGATGTGCTCATTCGCGTGAAGTAG